The stretch of DNA TGGAAGACGGGCCGTGGGCGTTCATCTACGTCGCAATCGACTCAGTCGAAGCTCCAGACGACAAGACGGTGCTGATCAATCTGTCGCAACCGTGGGCGCCGCTCGAGGCAGACCTGGCAATGTTCTGCGCTTCGATCATTCCCCAGGCTCTGGTGGAAGCGCAAGGAGACGAGTTCTTTCAGCACCCGATCGGGAGTGGTGCGTTCAAGTTCGTGTCCTGGGAAAAAGACCAGGAGATCGTTCTCGAGCGGAATCCAGATTGGTGGGACACGGGTAAACCGTATCTCGATGGGGTCACCTTCAAAGTGCTGCCGGATTCGAATGCCCGCATGCTTCAGTTCCAGGGAGGCGAGCTCGATATCGCCACCAGCGTGCCGTTCAATCAACTCGAATCGTTGGAAGCAAATCCCGATGCCCTGGTTGTGCGCGATGCAGTAGCCCGGTTCGACCAGATCCTGCTGAATACGCGGGTTGCTCCGCTCGATGATGTCAAGGTTCGCCAAGCGATTAACTACGCGATCGACAAGCAGTCCATCATCGACAATGTGTTGTTCGGCAATGGCGAAGTCGCCAACAGCTTCCTACCGAAGATGAACGGGCACGACGATGCCCTGCCGCCGTATCCATATGATGTTGAAAAGGCGAAGGAATTGCTGGCCGGCACGGCGGCGGAGAACGGCTTCGAGCTGGATCTCATCGTTGGCGCTGGAGATTCGGTCGAAGCGCAGGTCGTCCAACTCGTGGCCGCAGCGCTGGCCGAGATTGGCGGAAAGATCACTATCTCGCAACTCGATGGGGCGAGCATGCTGGACGCTGTCTACGGCCCGGATCACGCGTTCCAGATGTCGAAGGCGTACTACACGACCGATATCATCGATCCGGATGAGATCACGGCATTCGTGGCTGGCAGCGAAGGGGCTATTGCCGCGGCCGCCAATTTCGCCGATCCGAAAGTCGACGAATTGGTCAAGTCGTCGCAAACCGAGTTCGATCCTGAAAAGCGACAGGAGATCTACAACGAGATCCAGAAGCTCGTGCAGGAAGCGGCGTATATGGTCTATCTCTACTATCCATCGGGTGCAACGGCCGTCCGGTCGGCAATCGAGAATTTCAGCATTTCGCCGACGGGCAATTACCGCCTCTACGAGGTTTGGCGCACTGACGTCTAGCGTGCGAATCGCAGCTGGTGGAGTGTCGAACCCGGCACTCCACCAGTCGCTACCTGGTCTCTTGTCGCCTGATCGTCCCGGATTCGCTCCATGATTGCGTTCATCGTCCGGCGGGTGGTCATTATGATCCCCGTGCTGTTTGCGCTGACTCTGTTCACCTTCTTGCTGGTGCGGCTCGTTCCGGGGAATCCCGCATCGACAATGCTCGGTCCGCGCGCGACACCGGAGGCGATTGCCGCGATCGAAGAATCACTTGGGCTGGATGAGCCGCTGCTGGTGCAGTACGGCTTCTTCATGCGGCAACTGGTGTTGCATGGAGACATGGGGGAATCGATCCGGAAGCATGAGCCAGTCTCTACCGTGATCGCCGACCGCATTGGCGCTACGCTGTTTCTGTCTGTCTATTCGATGGTGTTGGCGGTGCTCATCACGGTGCCCCTTGCCACGGTAGCGGCGCTCAATAAGGAGCGCTGGCCCGATCAGCTCGTGCGCATCTTCACTCTTTGCGCGCTTGCAATGCCGGCCTATTGGGTCGGCATGATGCTGTTGCAGCTGCTTTCGGTGAAGTACCAAATTTTTCCCGTGGCTGGATATGGAGACGGCTTCTTCGGCCATCTCTACCATCTCTTTCTTCCGGCCCTCTCCTTGGCGCTGGCGATCGCCGCGCTGACGATCCGAAGCTTGCGGTCGAGCATTCTGGACACGCTTGGAAGTGACTACGTGCGTACGGCCCGCGCAAAGGGGCTTTCCAGCCGGAGCGTGTTCACCTGGCATGTCATGCGCAACTCGTCGCTCTCCTCGATCACGCTGCTCGGCCTGATCTTCGTTTTCGTGATTGGGGGCACCACCATCATGGAAACGATTTTTTCCATTCCGGGCATCGGGCAACTGATCGTGCGCGGCATCTTCGACCGTGACTATCCAGTTATTCAGGGCGTCACGCTGGTGATTGGCGTCATCGTGCTGGTCACAAGTCTGGTGGTGGACATTCTCTATGCGGCGCTCGATCCCCGTGTGAAGCTCTCATGAGCAGTAGCGCCATTGCCACTGGAGAACTGGGAACGGTACCCGTCCCAGCTAAGAATTCTCGTACTTGGATTTCACGGCGATGGTTCAACCCGGTACTGGTTTCCGGGCTAGTCGTGCTTGGAGCGATGCTGACTTTCGTCATTGTCGGTCCGCTCGTAAGCCCGTACAGCCCTACGGATCCCGCGTTCGATCAACCGACGTTCGCCAGTCCGAGCCTGGCGCACCCGCTGGGAACGGACAATTTTGGGCGGGACAATGCGACGCGATTGGCATACGGCGGGCGGACAGACTTTGTGATCGCCACAATGGGAACGCTGGTTACGGTAGTCGTTGGATTACTGGTGGGACTGATCGCAGGTTTTAGTGGCGGCAAGATCGACTCGCTGCTGATGCGGCTGGTCGATTTCACGTTAGCGTTGCCATATTTGGTGTTGGTCATCGGTATTATTGCGGTCCTGGGGACAACGCCAACCGATGTGCCTGGCCTGGGACCGCTGCCCGTAAATGTCATTTTCGCGATCTGGTTGATCGGTTGGGTGACCTATGCACGGCTGGTGCGTGGCGAAGTGCTGGTAGCCAAGAATATGGAGTACGTTGACGCTGCACGGGTCTGCGGCGCCAGCACCACGCGATTGATTCTGCGGCACATCACCCCGAACGTTATGGCCATCGTCATCATCTATGCCATGGCCGACATCGTGCTGAACATCCTGCTGCTTTCGTCGCTTTCATTCCTCGGCCTTGGGCAGCAGCCACCCTATCCGGAATGGGGTCTCATGGTTTCCGAAGCTCGTGACTTTTTCCTGCGCGACTGGCGGCTCATGACCTATCCGGGAATTGCGGTGCTCATCACTGGCGCCGCCTTTGGCTTGATTGGCGACGGGTTGACCCAGGCGTTGCGGCCGAAGGGATAGCAACTCGTCGAGTCGACGGACTCCACGTCTCTACCGTCATTCCGGCCGGCGCGGAGGAATCTCTCGTTTCCCAACCGCATGGCTCCATGTCGGCGGCCGGGTCTCGGCTCGTGAGAGATCCCTCGGCAAGCTCGGGATGACGGTGAGAAGCGTATGGCGGTCTACTCTACTGGCAGGACGATCCGGCTGCCCGGCAGGATCGTGTTCGTGGCGATCTTCGGTTCACTCTGATAGCGAATGTGACCGAATTGATTCAGGTTGCGCGCGAACCAGGGGAAGTCGCTACTGGTGACGGTGACGCGGATCTGGTGGCCTGGCAGAAATGCGTGGTGCGTTGGCCAGAGCTCGATATCGATCTCGAACGGTTCGTTCGGGACGATCGCGGTTGGCTCGGAAAGCGAATTGCGATACGACGCGCGCTTGCATCCCTGGGTCACTTTCATCGAACGGCCATCTGGGCGGACGTCAGTGATCTTCACATGAAAGTCGGTATCGTCGCAGTCACTGGCAGCATTCAGCTTCAGATGCGCCCAACCAGAAATTGTGATCGGTTCGGTTAGCACTTCGGACGTGTAGCTGATGACATCGGAACGGGCTTCGTTGCCGGTTTGATCGAGCGGGACATGCTCGACCGGGTACTTCCGAATATCGATCTGCGTCGGCACGGGATCGAGTGGGTCGTAACGATAGGACTGGGCAGGAGAATCGTCCGGCGGTTCTTCCGATGCAAGAGAGCCAGCCGCGCCGTCGAAACTGAGATAGAAGGTCTCCTCCTTCGTCGAGAGCGGCCACGATTGCTCCTCTCGCCAGCGGTTCGATCCTGGTTCGTAGATCCGCACCGGAGCTGTGTCGAGCGCGCCGTTCTGTTCATCCTTTAGCCAATAGTCCATCCAACGGACATGTTCGGCGTCCATGTCGAGCGCGGCGTCGTCGGAGAGGAAGTCGCCGGCGTAGCTGTGATGCGGCATCCGGGAGTTGACATGACTCCACGGGCCGACGATCAGTCGCTGGCTTGCCTTGGCAGGCGAGGCAGCCATCATGTGCTCGTAATGGTGGAAGGCCCCCAGGAGGTCCTCCAGGTCGTACCACCCGGTGACGTGGAGCACAGGGATATCGAAGGTGTCGTACTGGTCGTCATAACGCACTGCGCGCCAGAAGTCGTCAAGCCTGTCGCGTCCGACCATGTTCTCCCAGAGCGGACCGGCGGGATTGATGAATTCGCCGATCTTCTCGATGGGCAGCCAACGCAGAATCTCTTCCCAGTCGTTTGTTTCCAGCCCATGAAACTCCGTGATGCGCCGCCGAACCATGTATGCCCACCAACCGAAATAAAGCTGCAGGCAGCCATCGGTGTAGGGAATCTCCTGTTGCCAGCGTCCCGCGGCGGACGTGGAAATCATGGCCGCCAGATGAGGCGGATGTTCCGATGCAGCGGCCCACTGCACCCAGCCCATATACGAGAGTCCCGTCATGCCGACTTTGCCGGTGCTCCAGGGTTGCACCGCAGCCCACTCGACCGCATCGTGGCTGTCTGGCGCATCGAAGAGCGGGGGGCTCCATTCGCCTTCGGATTTGCCGCGGCCGCGCAGATCGACGACCACGATGGCATATCCGTTGCGGGTGAAAAGCCCGACATCATCGATCATGAACGCGCCAGACTTGTCATACGGCGTGAGTTCCACGATTGTCGGGAACGGTCCGGACTGCCCCTTGGGAAGGTAAACGTCGGCAGCGAGCTCGATTCCATCCCGCATGGGGATGCCAGTTTCGAACTTCGTCCAGGGATCGGTTGTTTCGCGAGTCAGATTTGCGACAAATCGCTCGTGCAGGGTTTGCCTGGGTTCAGCGCTCATGGCGGCCTTTCCGGAAAATGCGTCGAATCCCAATTGTTCTCGTGAATTTATCACCGATTCCCGAGCGGCTCAGGCGAGCATCTTCGACACGGGTAGAATGTGCCGCGTTTGCATTCGTCGAAGCAGGAAGGGTACGCGGGCGTGGGATCGATGGGGCGGTTGGAGCCGTTGGTGCTCGAACAAATGGAAAAGTGGAATGTGCCCGGTGTGGCTGTCGGAATCTTCGATGGCGATGATGTCGAATTTTCTGGATTCGGCATCACCAATATCGAGACCGGCCAACCGGTGGCCCCGGAGACGCTTTTTCAGATCGGCTCCATCAGCAAGATCTTCACCGCTACGCTCGCAATGACCCTGGTGGACGACGGTCTGCTCGATCTCGACATCCCGATCGTTACCTATGTGCCCGAGCTCGTTCTGGCGGACAGCGCGGCGCGGGAATCGATCACGGCACGGCAGCTGTTGACGCATACTGCCGGGTTCTATGGCGACCGGTTCGACGATCAGGGAACCGGTGACGATGCGCTGCAGAAAGCGGTTTGCGCCTTCGGCGACCTCCCGCAGCAGACCGCGCCGGGTGAGCTTTACACCTATTGCAATGCCGGGATCGACCTCGTCGGCCGCGCGATCGAAAACATCCTTGGGCAGCCGTTCGAATCCGCCATGAAGGAGCGTGTCTTCGAGCGGCTGGGACTGGAGCGCTCGACCTATTTCGCGGCGGAGGCGATTCGCCATTCGGTGGCCGTGGGACATGAGGTCGGGGGAGAGGATGGTCTCATCGTCAGCGACCCCTGGCCGATTCCGCGCCGCTCGAATGCCGCTGGCGGGGTGACCTCTAACGTGCCCGAACTCATTCGGTTTGCCGTCATGCATCTGCGAAATGGCGCGGTGGGCGACAAGCGGGTGATTTCCGAAGAAAGCGCCATGGCCATGCGCACGGTGCAAGCCAAAGCGGACTACACCCACGACCGGGGTTTGGCCTGGGTGATTCATGACATTGGCAATCTGCAGGTCGTCGAGCATGCCGGGGCCACCAACGGGTTCCTGTCGCGGATGGTGCTGGTTCCCGACCAGAACTACGCCATTGCTGTGCTGACCAATGGGGAATACGGAGCATCGGTGCACGGAGCGATCATCGCGAAGGCGCTGGAAACCCGCTTCGGAACCCACGAGGCCGGGCGGGCGCGGGTGTCACTTTCCCCGGAGCAATTGGATCTCTTTGCCGGAACCTTCACGCACCAGTTGGCCGATTCGGTGATCACCCGCGACGAAACCGGATTGGTCATGAAGCGCATCGGGCACAACCCGTTCTCCGGTGAGTCGAAAGACCTCGGCGACTATCGCCTCAGCCCGCTTTCCGAGACCGTTTTCATCGTCGACGACGGCGCATTGGAGGGCAGCATCGGCGAGCTGTTCTTCAACGGCGATGGCACCGTCCGTTTCCTGCGCCTCGGCGGCCGCCTGGGGTATCCGGTATAGCACGCGGCAGGCAGCACGCAGCGCGCAGATCGGGGGATTGGGGCTCGATCCTTGTTGACGCGCGTGACTGCATGCTGCCAGCCGCGTGCTGCGTGCTCACCTCGGGGTAGAATCGTGTCCGTACAAAATCGGTAGGGTTGGGGACTCGGTCGATCAATGCCGTTCGCAGGCACGCTGGAACCGCTGGTATACGAACAGATCGACCGCTGGAAAGTGCCTGGTGTCGCGATCGGCATCCTTCATGAGGGTGAGCGCGAGTACCTTGGGTACGGCATCACCAGCATGGAAACGCTCGAGCCGGTCGCGCCCGAAACGCTGTTTCAAATCGGCTCGGTCAGCAAAGTCTTCACCGCCACACTGGTGCTTCAGCTTTGCGACCAGGGGCTGCTCGATCTCGATGCCCCGGTGCTGCGGTATGTGCCGGAACTGGGGCTTTCCGATCCGGCCGCACGCGCCACGTTGACGTTGCGCCACCTGCTCACCCATCGGGGTGGGTTCTACGGCGATCGGTTCGACGACCATGGCGACGGCGACGATGCGCTGGAGCTGGCGGTACGGGCGTTTCACGATCTGCCGCAACATGCCGCGCCGGGCGAGCTTTGGGCGTATAGCAATGCCGGGTTCGACCTGGCTGGCCGCGCGGTCGAGAACGTGTTGGGCATGAGCTTCGAAGCGGCCATGAAGGAGCGCATCTTTCTGCCGCTGGGAATGGAACGCGCGACATTCTTTGCCAACGAAGCGGTGTTGCATTCGGTGTCGGTCGGGCATCTCGATGCGGGACCGAATCAACTGCGCATTGCCGTGCCATTTCAGATTCCGCGGCGCGCGAATCCTGCCGGCGGCATCATCGCCACCGTGGCGGAGCTGATTCGATTCGCGGAAATGCACATCGGCGACGGTCGCTATGGCGATGTCCAGATCCTGAAACCCGAAACCGCCCGCATGATGCGCGAGCTCCATACGGAAGCCGATTTCACCCGACGATGGGGGTTGGGCTGGTCGCTGCGGGAGATCGATTGCGTGCGCGCGGTCGAGCACACTGGCGCCACCAACGGGTTCATGGGGCGCTTGTGCGTGATTCCGGAACGGAAGTTCGCGCTGGCGATCGTGACCAATGGGGAAACCGGCGGGTCGCTGCACTCCGCCATTTACGCCCATATCTTGCAGCAGGTGGTTGGGTTCCGGCGCAATCCCCCCGCGCCGGTGCGCTTGACGTCCGAGCAGATGGCTCGGTTCGAAGGACACTACTTCACTGGTCTGGCGGACATCCTGATCGAGCTGGACGGGGGCGAGCTGGTCATGCATCGCATGAACATCGACCCGTTCACCCGGGAGATCACCGAGCGGCCGCCCGCGCGGCTCTCTCCGGTCTCCGAAACCATCTTCGCCATCGAGGAGGGACCGCTTTCGGGCGGATTCGGGGAGTTGATCCTGAATCCGGACGGATCGGTGCGCTTCCTTCGCGCCGGCGGCCGGTTGGGCATCGTGGTTCCAGACGCCTTCGAGATTCCTGACTACTGATACGGGGCGAGATCGGACGATGCTGGGCGTATCGGCAAGAGCGCCCAGCTCCCGTCCGTGACGTGCTTGGCAACGACGCCGCTGGACATCGTATTGGTCACTCGCGTATGCTTCGATTGGTCTGACAACCTGATGAGCAGAACAACCGGTCGATATCGAGTGCAACGATGAGCTTTTCCGCAGTCACGGTCGTCCGCCCCTACGAGCAGATCGTCCGTCAGATACAAGACGCGATCCGGGACCGCAGCCTTTCGGAAGGGGATCGCCTTCCGACTGAGCGTGAGCTGGCTGAAACCTTTGGCGTCAGCCGCAGCGTGGTGCGGGAGGCGATCAAGGTGCTGTCTGCGCAGGGGTTGGTCGAGGCGCGTCAGGGGAGCGGGCTCTATGTCCGCAACCGCCCGGTCGATTCGGTGTCGCGCGCGATCGTGCTCTCGGTCTCACCCGATCTCGGCTCAGTCGATCGCCTCTTCGAGTTCCGGAGCTTGTTGGAGGTCGACGCTGCGCGATTGGCAGCGGCAAGAGCGTCGGATGAACAGATCGTTGCCTTCCGCCAGATCGTCGCCGGTTATCGCCCCGGGCCGGAAGGTGAGCCGAATTGGGAGAGCTTTTCCTTCGTCGACAACACCCTGCATGAGGCGATCGCGGAAGCAGCTGGCAATCCCTATCTCTCCGTCATGGTCGAGAGTGTGCGCCAGCTCATGCAGGACATCGTGGTGCTGATCGCGGATCACCCCGGCTCGATCGACGAAGCCATGCGCCATCACCGCCGCATCGTCGAGGCAATCGCCCAGCGCGATTCCGACCTTGCTGCCCGCGCGATGGACGAACATGTTGCCTATTCGGCCAACGTAGTGCAAACCCAGGTAGCCAAGCGAAACCTGCTGCTCGAAGGATCGAAGGAGGAGCCAACTATCGAATAAGGCCATCCCGCCTCGAACGAACGATCGGGGTCGTGACAACCCGGTCCAGCGTTGGACCGGCCAACTCCTCACACAGCGACGAATGTCGAAGGAGAGCTCTCGATGAAGAACGCGAAACTCACCCGCCGCGGCCTGATGGGCGCAGGCGCCGGACTGGGCGCCGCCGCCCTGGTCGGCAAGAGCGCGATGGCCGCCCCGGCGTCGGGACGAAAGGTCACCCGGACCAGCAACCAGGAAGAGATCACGCTGAACGTTTTCGTTCACGCGAATCATCCGTTCGATCTGGTCAAGCCGATCTACGAAGCCAAGTATCCGAACGTCAAGCTCAACATGATGGAGCAGAACGACGTTGCGATTCTGCGCGCCGCGATCACCGCGAAAGAAGGGGTGCCGGACATCTTCTGGCCAGAGATCGACATGGTGCAGGAGCTCGGCAAGACCGGCGTGCTCCTCGACACCACCGATATCGTGACCGCCGACAAGGACAATCTCTCGCCCGGCAAGACCGCCGAATGCTTCATTCCGTCCACTGAGAAGTACGCCGCGTTCCCGGGCGACATCGCCACCGTCGGCATCTACTTTCGGCAGGACAAGCTCGACGAAGCCGGTGTGACGCTGCCGGATTCGTGGACCTGGGATGAGTTCCTCGAAATCGGCAAGACGATCAAGGACGCGACTGGCGCGGCGTCGTTGGTGATTCCGACCACAGGCACCCAATCCTCGGCCTATCTCTGGTCGTTCATTCTCTGCCAGCTCGGCGGAGGCATCACCAATGCCGATGGCACCGAAGTGACCTTCGACAACGATCTGGGCATCCAGGCAATGACGATTGCCCAGAAGCTGTATCAGGCCGACATTGCCATCGACGAAGAACCGTTCGAGGAGAACTACTTCGCCGAGATTGCGGCTGGCAATGTCGCGGCGACTCCGCAGGCCGTCTGGTATCGGGGTTTCGGCATCGAGCCGAATGCCACCGACGAGCAGGGCGGTCTCGGACAGTGGCGCGTGGCGCTCCTGCCATCGGCCGGAGAAGGATCGTTGCTCACCGCCAACCTGGGTGGCGCGGCCATCGCTTCGACCATCTACACCGAGCATCCGGAAGAGGTGAAGAACTTCATGGTGACCGCGCTTGGCACCATGGAGGGGGCAGAGGCGTGTGGGCAATGGGGCATTCTGCCGCCATATCTGCCCTATTTGCAGAGCGAGTCGTGGAACGCGGTGCGCAGCGAAGCGTTTGGCGAGTTCAACTTCAACGCTGTTTGGACGCAGGCGGTCGATCAATATCCGGCCACCTGGTACAAGCAGCCGGTCTTTGGCGAGGCCATGACCACGATCGGCGCGGGAATCATTCCGATCCTGGCCGGCGACACCGATATCACCGAAGGGCTGAAGGCCCTTGGAGATCAGGTGCGCGAACTGAACAGCCGCTATCAGTAGCGCGATTGCGCCGCGGGGTGCCGGTACCGGCACCCCGCGGGTTTTCCCCTATTGGTTTCCGCCGGAACTCGAAAGCAAACGAGCACGCCGATGAGCTCGACGAGCGCAACTCAGAACCTACCTGTCCAACAACCGAAACAGCGTGGCGCGCTGGCTCGCACGCTACGGGAGCATTGGCAGGACTATCTGTTCATCTCTCCGTTTTTCATTCTGTTCGCGATCTTCTTCGCGTATCCGATCTTCTGGGCGTTCGAGCTCAGCTTTCAGAAATGGAATGGGGTGGGCGAGCCCGAATGGGTCGGACTCGACAACTACCGTTTCGTGCTGAACGACCCGGTCACGCACCAGATGTTCTACAACACCTTCCGCTTCCTGGTGCTCATCGTGCCGCTGGGTATCATCTTGCCGTTGGTCTTTGGGGTGCTGCTGAACTTCGCGTTCTTGCGCCTGCGCGGCATCTTCCGCACCTTGATCTTTATCCCGACGGTCAGCTCGCTCGTGGGGATCGGCATCGTCTGGAAGCTGCTGTTCGGCGCGGCCAACGGCTGGCTCAATGCGATCCTGGCGCATGTCGGACTTGGACCCTACAAGTGGCTCAAGGATCCGCAGCTCGCGCAGGTGCCGATCGTGACGCTGGCGCTTTGGGGATCGCTTGGCTTCACGACCCTGATCGTTCTGGGTGGCTTGCAGGCGATCGACGAGGAAATCTATGACGCCGCCAAGATCGACGGCGCATCGGGGTTCAACCAGTTCCGGAACATCACACTTCCCCTCCTGCGACCGGTGATCGTCTTCCTGTTGATCACGACCACCATCATGGTGATGACCCTTTTCAGTCAGCCATACATCGTGACCAAAGGCGGTCCGTCGAACCAAACACTGACACCGCTGCTCCACATCTACAACATCGGCATTGGCAGCCAGGGCGCCGCCCGGGTGGGCGACGCGTCGGCGCTGACCTTCATTCTCAGCCTGATCATGATCACGGTCGTAGTCATGCAATTCCTCATCACACGCCGCCGGGAGAGCATCTGATGACATCCCGTGTGAACGATGCCGAGACCCTGCCGGTGCATGTCGAACACGCCTCGGGAGTTTCGATGCTATTGGGACGTTTCTGGCGGTTCGTGCAGCGGGCGCTCGTGTATGTCGTGCTCATCGTCGTCTCGATCGTCATGGTCGCGCCGTTCTACTTTCTGGTGGCCGGCTCGCTGATGGATCGAGGCGAGATGTTCCAGATCCCGCCCCGACTCTGGCCGAGCGAACCGATTTGGGACAACTATCGGACCATCTTTACGGACTATGCGTTCGCCACCTATCTGCGCAATAGCGTGATCGTTTCGCTGGCGCAAACCGCCGGCGTGCTCTTCTTCGCATCGTTGGCGGGGTTCATCTTCGCCAAGCGGCATTTCCCCGGGCGGGACTGGCTGTTCATCTTCGTGCTGATCACCGCGGCCATGCCGAGCGGGCAGACCACCATCATCCCGTTCTATCTGCTCATGGTGAAACTGCACTGGATCGATACGTTCTGGCCGCTGATCATCCCCTGGTGGGCGCCGCCGCTGAGTATTTTCCTGATGCGGCAGTACATCGCCAATGGCATCCCGGACGATCTGATCGATGCCAGCCGGCTCGACGGGTCGGGGTTGTTCGGCACCTATCTGCGGGTCGTCTTGCCGCTATCCGTGCCGGGGCTGGTGGTGATCGGCATCATGCAGTTCGTGGCGATTTGGAACGACTTCCTCTACAGCTTGCTGGTGCT from Thermomicrobiales bacterium encodes:
- a CDS encoding ABC transporter substrate-binding protein, whose protein sequence is MSFEPPIKTRIQPRDARLAERQWAEWQTSRRSLIKMGALGGAGLAAAGLMPRVVPVSHAGAQESEPMMGGTLSMSLADSDATTFDPPLPVDNMAIWTMLLFYDQLVRANADGSAVEPGLAESWSADEAGTQYTFNLRDATFHDGSPVKASDVVFSLMRLKSLEDGPWAFIYVAIDSVEAPDDKTVLINLSQPWAPLEADLAMFCASIIPQALVEAQGDEFFQHPIGSGAFKFVSWEKDQEIVLERNPDWWDTGKPYLDGVTFKVLPDSNARMLQFQGGELDIATSVPFNQLESLEANPDALVVRDAVARFDQILLNTRVAPLDDVKVRQAINYAIDKQSIIDNVLFGNGEVANSFLPKMNGHDDALPPYPYDVEKAKELLAGTAAENGFELDLIVGAGDSVEAQVVQLVAAALAEIGGKITISQLDGASMLDAVYGPDHAFQMSKAYYTTDIIDPDEITAFVAGSEGAIAAAANFADPKVDELVKSSQTEFDPEKRQEIYNEIQKLVQEAAYMVYLYYPSGATAVRSAIENFSISPTGNYRLYEVWRTDV
- a CDS encoding ABC transporter permease, translating into MIAFIVRRVVIMIPVLFALTLFTFLLVRLVPGNPASTMLGPRATPEAIAAIEESLGLDEPLLVQYGFFMRQLVLHGDMGESIRKHEPVSTVIADRIGATLFLSVYSMVLAVLITVPLATVAALNKERWPDQLVRIFTLCALAMPAYWVGMMLLQLLSVKYQIFPVAGYGDGFFGHLYHLFLPALSLALAIAALTIRSLRSSILDTLGSDYVRTARAKGLSSRSVFTWHVMRNSSLSSITLLGLIFVFVIGGTTIMETIFSIPGIGQLIVRGIFDRDYPVIQGVTLVIGVIVLVTSLVVDILYAALDPRVKLS
- a CDS encoding ABC transporter permease, translated to MLTFVIVGPLVSPYSPTDPAFDQPTFASPSLAHPLGTDNFGRDNATRLAYGGRTDFVIATMGTLVTVVVGLLVGLIAGFSGGKIDSLLMRLVDFTLALPYLVLVIGIIAVLGTTPTDVPGLGPLPVNVIFAIWLIGWVTYARLVRGEVLVAKNMEYVDAARVCGASTTRLILRHITPNVMAIVIIYAMADIVLNILLLSSLSFLGLGQQPPYPEWGLMVSEARDFFLRDWRLMTYPGIAVLITGAAFGLIGDGLTQALRPKG
- a CDS encoding CocE/NonD family hydrolase, translated to MSAEPRQTLHERFVANLTRETTDPWTKFETGIPMRDGIELAADVYLPKGQSGPFPTIVELTPYDKSGAFMIDDVGLFTRNGYAIVVVDLRGRGKSEGEWSPPLFDAPDSHDAVEWAAVQPWSTGKVGMTGLSYMGWVQWAAASEHPPHLAAMISTSAAGRWQQEIPYTDGCLQLYFGWWAYMVRRRITEFHGLETNDWEEILRWLPIEKIGEFINPAGPLWENMVGRDRLDDFWRAVRYDDQYDTFDIPVLHVTGWYDLEDLLGAFHHYEHMMAASPAKASQRLIVGPWSHVNSRMPHHSYAGDFLSDDAALDMDAEHVRWMDYWLKDEQNGALDTAPVRIYEPGSNRWREEQSWPLSTKEETFYLSFDGAAGSLASEEPPDDSPAQSYRYDPLDPVPTQIDIRKYPVEHVPLDQTGNEARSDVISYTSEVLTEPITISGWAHLKLNAASDCDDTDFHVKITDVRPDGRSMKVTQGCKRASYRNSLSEPTAIVPNEPFEIDIELWPTHHAFLPGHQIRVTVTSSDFPWFARNLNQFGHIRYQSEPKIATNTILPGSRIVLPVE
- a CDS encoding serine hydrolase domain-containing protein; this encodes MLEQMEKWNVPGVAVGIFDGDDVEFSGFGITNIETGQPVAPETLFQIGSISKIFTATLAMTLVDDGLLDLDIPIVTYVPELVLADSAARESITARQLLTHTAGFYGDRFDDQGTGDDALQKAVCAFGDLPQQTAPGELYTYCNAGIDLVGRAIENILGQPFESAMKERVFERLGLERSTYFAAEAIRHSVAVGHEVGGEDGLIVSDPWPIPRRSNAAGGVTSNVPELIRFAVMHLRNGAVGDKRVISEESAMAMRTVQAKADYTHDRGLAWVIHDIGNLQVVEHAGATNGFLSRMVLVPDQNYAIAVLTNGEYGASVHGAIIAKALETRFGTHEAGRARVSLSPEQLDLFAGTFTHQLADSVITRDETGLVMKRIGHNPFSGESKDLGDYRLSPLSETVFIVDDGALEGSIGELFFNGDGTVRFLRLGGRLGYPV
- a CDS encoding serine hydrolase domain-containing protein; translation: MPFAGTLEPLVYEQIDRWKVPGVAIGILHEGEREYLGYGITSMETLEPVAPETLFQIGSVSKVFTATLVLQLCDQGLLDLDAPVLRYVPELGLSDPAARATLTLRHLLTHRGGFYGDRFDDHGDGDDALELAVRAFHDLPQHAAPGELWAYSNAGFDLAGRAVENVLGMSFEAAMKERIFLPLGMERATFFANEAVLHSVSVGHLDAGPNQLRIAVPFQIPRRANPAGGIIATVAELIRFAEMHIGDGRYGDVQILKPETARMMRELHTEADFTRRWGLGWSLREIDCVRAVEHTGATNGFMGRLCVIPERKFALAIVTNGETGGSLHSAIYAHILQQVVGFRRNPPAPVRLTSEQMARFEGHYFTGLADILIELDGGELVMHRMNIDPFTREITERPPARLSPVSETIFAIEEGPLSGGFGELILNPDGSVRFLRAGGRLGIVVPDAFEIPDY
- a CDS encoding FadR/GntR family transcriptional regulator; translated protein: MSFSAVTVVRPYEQIVRQIQDAIRDRSLSEGDRLPTERELAETFGVSRSVVREAIKVLSAQGLVEARQGSGLYVRNRPVDSVSRAIVLSVSPDLGSVDRLFEFRSLLEVDAARLAAARASDEQIVAFRQIVAGYRPGPEGEPNWESFSFVDNTLHEAIAEAAGNPYLSVMVESVRQLMQDIVVLIADHPGSIDEAMRHHRRIVEAIAQRDSDLAARAMDEHVAYSANVVQTQVAKRNLLLEGSKEEPTIE
- a CDS encoding extracellular solute-binding protein, translating into MKNAKLTRRGLMGAGAGLGAAALVGKSAMAAPASGRKVTRTSNQEEITLNVFVHANHPFDLVKPIYEAKYPNVKLNMMEQNDVAILRAAITAKEGVPDIFWPEIDMVQELGKTGVLLDTTDIVTADKDNLSPGKTAECFIPSTEKYAAFPGDIATVGIYFRQDKLDEAGVTLPDSWTWDEFLEIGKTIKDATGAASLVIPTTGTQSSAYLWSFILCQLGGGITNADGTEVTFDNDLGIQAMTIAQKLYQADIAIDEEPFEENYFAEIAAGNVAATPQAVWYRGFGIEPNATDEQGGLGQWRVALLPSAGEGSLLTANLGGAAIASTIYTEHPEEVKNFMVTALGTMEGAEACGQWGILPPYLPYLQSESWNAVRSEAFGEFNFNAVWTQAVDQYPATWYKQPVFGEAMTTIGAGIIPILAGDTDITEGLKALGDQVRELNSRYQ